Proteins co-encoded in one Bremerella sp. TYQ1 genomic window:
- a CDS encoding leucine-rich repeat domain-containing protein: MNDTIEQKPRAKRRWLSFSIRGLLIFTLLIAVGVVLPIKWREHDLAQYRVEEDVDSKIDLANGWTFRPRLRKADPITWKEYPSHLWKRTMNWGHDEDLYQDIESVHMPLEELVRLGPELQKLRSLKSIHLFMENSDDHGAPILEEELELLASLKTLEMIDLSGVAISPAQLRKLTVLPNVTCINFPMSRSSLPYLKVLSDFRKLETISLHDVPITRQAIETLAGFEQLRSLSFHYWKQKETTEEVEAIGELKQLTSLYVCNYSYNDQWFQTAGNLTSLRSLHLSFHSETDRAPGENFHQLSNLTQLENLTIDGVQIDDDALATIGKLSGLKVLACDASRTTDAGMKHLANLPQLTKANLSGTRISIHGLHKLSQSSTLDEVYLGGRFQVFLRNHRQVFCGTCALPFDFADNSQFDKDNATFSAILATHTIDSEDPFVSPEALTDLPDNFADTINDPFQPFSEASDKP, from the coding sequence ATGAACGACACGATCGAACAAAAGCCCCGTGCGAAACGCCGCTGGCTGAGCTTTAGTATTCGAGGGTTGTTGATATTCACGCTGCTGATTGCCGTTGGCGTTGTGTTACCGATCAAGTGGCGCGAACATGATTTGGCTCAATATCGCGTCGAGGAAGATGTTGACTCGAAGATTGATTTAGCAAATGGATGGACCTTTCGACCGCGACTTCGCAAAGCAGATCCGATTACTTGGAAAGAGTACCCGAGCCATCTTTGGAAAAGGACGATGAATTGGGGCCATGACGAGGATTTGTACCAAGACATCGAGAGTGTCCATATGCCATTGGAAGAGTTGGTTCGGCTTGGTCCCGAGTTGCAAAAATTGCGTTCGCTAAAGAGTATTCATCTGTTCATGGAAAACTCGGATGACCATGGGGCACCGATTTTGGAGGAAGAACTTGAACTGTTAGCGAGTCTGAAAACGTTAGAAATGATTGATCTGAGTGGCGTCGCGATTTCCCCAGCCCAATTGCGAAAGCTAACCGTACTACCTAACGTGACGTGCATTAACTTTCCAATGTCACGGTCGAGCTTGCCCTATTTGAAAGTGCTTTCTGACTTTCGAAAGCTGGAAACGATCTCCCTACATGATGTGCCGATAACGAGGCAAGCGATTGAAACTTTGGCAGGCTTTGAGCAACTTCGTAGTCTTTCGTTTCATTATTGGAAACAGAAGGAGACGACCGAGGAAGTCGAGGCGATTGGAGAGCTGAAGCAGTTGACTAGCTTGTATGTTTGTAATTATTCATACAACGATCAATGGTTTCAGACCGCTGGGAACTTAACATCGCTCCGCAGTCTGCACCTCTCCTTTCATTCAGAGACAGATCGCGCCCCAGGAGAGAATTTCCATCAGCTTTCGAACTTGACTCAACTCGAGAATTTGACGATCGATGGAGTTCAAATCGATGATGATGCTCTGGCGACGATCGGCAAGTTGTCTGGCTTGAAGGTACTGGCCTGTGATGCAAGCCGGACTACCGATGCCGGCATGAAACACCTGGCCAATTTACCCCAACTGACGAAGGCGAACCTGAGCGGCACGCGAATCTCGATTCATGGCCTACACAAGTTGTCGCAGTCTTCGACGCTCGACGAGGTCTACCTCGGCGGAAGATTTCAGGTCTTTCTTCGCAACCATCGCCAAGTCTTTTGTGGAACGTGTGCCCTCCCATTCGACTTCGCCGACAATTCACAGTTTGATAAGGACAACGCTACATTTTCAGCAATCTTAGCCACACATACAATCGACTCTGAAGACCCCTTCGTCTCGCCTGAAGCTTTGACCGATTTGCCAGACAACTTCGCCGATACAATCAACGATCCCTTCCAGCCATTCAGTGAAGCATCAGACAAGCCATGA